The DNA window GCCAGAATCTGGACGTTGCGGCTATCCGTAGCGCGATGCAGGAAAACCTGCGTGGCGAACTGACCCCCGATGAGTAAGGAGATGCACATGACCCAGCGCGCGCTGTTACTGGTCGATTTACAGAACGATTTTTGCGCCGGCGGTGCGCTTGCCGTCCCGCAGGGCGATAGTACGGTGGACATCGCCAATCGGCTTATTGAATGGAGTCTGGCACGGGGAGAAACGGTAGTTGCCAGCCAGGACTGGCACCCGGCGAATCATGGCAGCTTTGCCAGCCAGCATCAGGTTGAGCCCTATACGCAGGGTGAACTTGACGGCCTCGCGCAAACCTTCTGGCCGGATCACTGCATCCAGAATAGCGAAGGCGCGGCGCTGCATCCGCTGCTTAAACAGCAGGATATTGCTGCCGTGTTCCATAAAGGCGAAAACCCGGTTATTGATAGCTATAGCGCCTTTTTTGATAACGGTCATCGGCAGAAAACGCAGCTTGACGCGTGGTTACGCGAGCGCGGGATTGACGAGCTAACCGTACTTGGCCTGGCGACCGACTACTGCGTGAAGTTTACCGTGCTTGATGCGCTGAATCTGGGCTATTCCGTCAACGTGATTACCGACGGCTGTCGCGGGGTAAATATTCAGCCACAGGACAGCGCACACGCGTTTATGGAAATGTCGGCGGCGGGCGCGACGCTGTATACGCTGGCAGACTGGGAAGAAACTCAGGCGTAAAATCTGTCGGT is part of the Klebsiella huaxiensis genome and encodes:
- the pncA gene encoding bifunctional nicotinamidase/pyrazinamidase; amino-acid sequence: MTQRALLLVDLQNDFCAGGALAVPQGDSTVDIANRLIEWSLARGETVVASQDWHPANHGSFASQHQVEPYTQGELDGLAQTFWPDHCIQNSEGAALHPLLKQQDIAAVFHKGENPVIDSYSAFFDNGHRQKTQLDAWLRERGIDELTVLGLATDYCVKFTVLDALNLGYSVNVITDGCRGVNIQPQDSAHAFMEMSAAGATLYTLADWEETQA